DNA sequence from the candidate division KSB1 bacterium genome:
TGCGCGGGGGAAGTGCGGAGCAGCCACGCAGGATGGCGGTGGTCGTACGGAGGTCGCTTGATGTCGGCAAGTAGGACCTCGCCATAGCACTTGAGCACCACGGAGTTGCGGTCGGCATGCTCGTGGTTGGCCGGTCCACCGCTGCGCATGGCCACCACCAAGTCGTCAAGCTCGTAACCGGTGCGCGCGATGACCCAGTCCAGGGCCAAGTGTTTGAGATGTTCGCGCTGAGATGGACTCGATGGGGTCACGCTTTCATCGAACCAGATGATCGAGTAGTGACTTTGCCGGTCTGCGTGATGCGTTGCCACGTGCTGGGCCAGGCCATCACGCGAGCGTCGAGCGATCCACAGGCCCGCACCAGAGTCAAAGCCGCGGCCACTGTCGCCAAAATTCACCAGATAGTGCGGATTGTCGTAGTGGGGCATTTGCAGCGCCAGAATGAACTCCATCATGCCAGGGTAGTTTGCCAAGTCGAAAAGGTGCAAGCCTCTCTTGCGCGCGAGCATTTCCACGGTGAGCGCCATGTGCAGTGCCGTATAGTCCCAATAGGAACCACCCTCGTCATAGCTGCCGTCCCACGCAAAGCGGTTGACAAAGGTGCGGTAGCTATACTCCACCATCTCCCACCATCGTTCAGTCCGCTGGTCAAAGCCCTCTAACGCTGCTGCGCCAACGGCAAGGGCACCCATGGGCACAGCTTTCAGGTTCGTTTTGTCCAAGATCTCCGGCCAGCGACGCATGTCGCGCTCTTCCCAATAGCTCTCGCGGTCAAACCCCCATCCCACCACCTTCTCCGGATACCGCATGCCAAAGAGCGAGCGATAACACGGTTCGCAGCCTTTGTCACCAATCTGCCTTCGCATCTCTTGGCGCTCATCCTTGTCCAAAAGGCCGCCTAGCCAATCGTAGGCAAGCGACATGGCAATGGTGGTGGCCGGAGCGCGCTGCAGGCCGATTGTGTACACGCCAGCTTCCAGAAAATAGTCCCATTTCGGGTATTCAAGCAGACGCTTGACGGCCAAATGGGCCAGGGCCCCCCTGTTCCGCGTGCCGGTAATCAGGTAGACGAAGGCCTCCCGTTCTAAGATCTTGCATGCCCGGTCGATGTCACGCAGGTGGTTGTGCAGGTCGATCTCCTTTTCCAGGAAACGCCGGTCCGGGGCGATGTCCATGTCAAGCAGCCCCTGCCAGTAGCTGCGCAACAGAGGGGTATTCACTTTCCGCTGGAGGGCCGGCACATCGTTCGCCGAAAAGAGGAGGCCGAGCGGGACATGCGCCTGGGCAGCCCCGCCCTTGCTGCCGGCTCGCACAATCGCTGGCGCTGCAGCCAGTAGGCTGGCGGCCATGCCTGCGTCGCGGAGAAACTCCCTGCGCGTCACTCCTCCTCTGCTATGGTTTGCCATGACTTTTCCTCCTCTTTGTGAAGGCTGGCCTGCTCATCATGTTCGCATCGCCGCTTTCTGTGTCCTCGTGCCAAAATAGGCAAAAACGCCGCCGGTCGCGCATAGAATCCCCCCAACGGCCAGCCGCACCGGGATGGCGTCCCGGCATGCGGGATCCATCATCTGCAGGAATACCACTGCCCCAACGGTTATAGCCAGCCTCCCCACCAACGGCAAACTCGACGCCATGCGCCTGCCTGAACCGTAGACTTCGCGTTGGACGTCGATTGGCACCGCCAACTTGGCGAAAAACTTCTCAACTTGCGCCAGGTCCTGGGTGGACTCCCGCGCATTGAGCCTGGCGAAAAAGTGCAGGGCGAAGGCAAAGAGTGCCGACACCAGGCACACCAGCGCCACGCCGGTCGCGCTGAGCGGCGCAAAATGGAGCACCACCATCGCCTGTGCCGCAGCCCACAGAAGTGCTAACCCCGCACTCGCGACAGGGTTCTTCCTGTGCAAATGAGCAAACGGCCTTGCCAGGAGAAGAGTAGCAAATGTGAGTCCGATGGTCGCATAGAGCTGGAACCCCACCGGCCAATGGAGCACAAACCGGGTTACCGCGCTGGCAAGCGTACCAGCGATCACCGCATTGGCGGCCGACCAGCGCGGGAGACTCTTGAACACCAAGCCAAAGGCGAGGGGGATGGCCAAGGGCATGTAGAAGAGCGACAGGAAGACAACCATCAAGTTGAAGATGCCGAGGTTGCTCTTGGCATAGAGGATGGCTGTACCCATGGTCACAATGCCCAGAAAGACGGTAGCCATTCGGCCTACAAACAGAATCTGTCGATCGGTTGCTCGCTTGTTGATGAGCCCGGCGTACAGGTCCCTGGAGATAACCGAGGAGTCAAGGTTGTAGCCAGCGTTGATCGTGCTCAAGGTTGCGGCAAACATCGCCACAAGGAAGAAACCAATCAGACCCTTGGGCAGTGTCTTCAACACAATGCCGACGTAGACGAGGTCCTCCGGCTTGAACTGGCCCGAGAAGAAGGGGGTTTGGGAAAGGTCCGGCCAGAGCACAGATGCCACCAGCGGCGGTATGCCAAACAGCACCGGAACGGTGAGAAAAAGGAGACTTCCCATCAAACCCACTCTCTTTGCCTCTTTCTCATCCGGGACGCTGTAGTAGCGCTGCGCCGGTGCCCAATTGGCGTTCACGATGTTGAAGGCGGTGATGGCAATCAAGTAGTGAATATCATAATCAAGGCCGCTGTACGAATGGGAGAACTTGAGTGGGGGAATCTGCTCCAAGAGGGGCCCAAGGCCCCCGACCAGCTGCAGGCTCAAGGGCATGACCACAGCAGTGACGGCGATGAGGATCAGAAATTGCACCACGTCGGCAATGGTCACTGCCCACAAGCCGCCGAGCATGGTGTAGACCAGGATCACCACCCCGGCTGCGACAATCACCCACTCGATGGGGAGGCCAATGGTGGACGCAATAATCTTGGAGACCGCAGTCAGGGTAATGCCCCTGCCCAGCATGCCGCTGAGCACCATGACGTACCCCACCATCTGCCGTGTCGTGGCGTTGTAGCGCGTAGTTGTGTACTCCACCGGCGACACCACGCGCGCGCGCCGCCATCGCGCTGCAGTCATCCGATAGCCGATGAAGAACGCCACTGACCAGGTGAGAAAGTAGATGACCCCGAACAGCCCAGTGTGGTACACGAATCCCGCCGCCCCAGTAAAAGTCCAGGCAGTAAAATTCCCCATGTACAGCGATATGCCGCTCACCCACCACGGTATCATGTTGCCACCGGCGAAAAATTCCTTGGCACCCTTCATGAACCTGGAGAAGTAGACGCCTATCCCCACCAGGAGGACGGCGTAGACCAGGAGAGCATAGTAGTCAGCGGGTGCCAGATTGCGCATGTCTTATGCCCAAGGCTCCACCTGTTCATACTGAGCGGCCAAGCGCCGCCTGCTTGCTACAAAAACAGCTTGATTTTCTCGTCGCGGGAGCATACTTTTCGGGGTCACCGTGCCACAAGCGAAGCTGAGAAAGGACCGACGTTATGACGCCTGCTCATCGCCAGCACTACGAAAGGGCCCTCCAGGTTATCCCCTGGGCAACCCAGACGAATGCCAAGCGGTACAGACCCGAGTGGCCGCACATGCCGCCTTTTATCCGTCGCGGCGCAGGTTGCCGGCTGTGGGACCTGGATGGGCGCGAGTACATCGACTTCCGTTGCGCCCTGGGGCCGATTATCTTAGGATACCAGCACCCGGTGGTGGACGAAGCGGTCCGCGCTCAAATGTCCAGCGGCGTGCTGTTCAGCATGGCCGGCCCAGTGGAACTGGAAGCTGCCGAGGCGGTGGTGCGCACCGTGCCCTGGATAGAGCAAATCCGCTTCCTGAAAACGGGAGCCGATGCATGCACGGCCTGTGTGCGGCTGGCTCGCGCCTTCACCGCCCGCGACCACGTCCTGAGCGTCGGCTACCACGGCTACCACGGCTGGTCGGTGCCAGACTGGCCACATGCAGGCGTGCCGGCAACGGTTCGCGGCTACACCCACGTGATCCCCTATGGCGACGTGCCGGCTGCGGAGCGCGCCTTCGCCGACTGGGGCGAGCAGCTCGCCGCTGCCATCGTGGAACCGTACGACTGGCAGCACCCTGACGGGGCGCCGTTTCTCCGCCGCCTGCGCGAGCTGTGCACCGCGCACGGGGCCCTGCTCATCTACGACGAAGTGCTCACCGGCTTCCGTCTGGCGCGCGGTGGGGCACAAGAGTACTTCGGTGTAACCCCAGATTTGGCTGCCTATGCCAAGGCCATGGCAAACGGCTATCCCCTCTCCGCGTTCGCCGGAAAACGGCGCTTCATGCAGCAGCTGGAAAAGACCGTCATCACCATCACCCATGGCGGCGAGACGCTCTCTCTGGCTGCCTGCAAGGCTACGATGCAGGTGATGCACGCCCAGCCGGTCCACGAGCACATCTTTGCCATGGGCGAGCGGCTGATGAATGGCTTTGCCGATATCATCCGGGAGCTTCAAGCGCCAGCCAAGGTCATAGGGCTTCCCCCCGCTCCCGTCCTCACCTTCGTCACTGGCGAGCCGCAGCGCGATACCCAGCTACGAAACGCCTTCTTCGACGGACTCTACGCCGCCGGCATCTTCGCAAACGACCGCTGGTTCATCAGCTACGCCCATCAGCCAGAGGACATCGACCAGACGTTAGAAAAGGCCCGAAAGAGCCTACAGGCGCTGCTTTAGAAGCCTCGCCTCAATGCTCGCTGCCAGCGCGCATTGGCCGCGGCGGCTTCCTTTCTTCGCAAAGACTACGTTCGGGGCCGGCTGCAGGGCTTGCCCCATCCTGGAGCACCGCCGCTTTGTGACAATACTCCCGCAGCAGGCTCAGATATTCGCGATACTGCTGCAATGACACGTGCGGTGGCGTCTGGTGGTCCGCCGAGGGGATAAACCCGCCCTGGCGCATCACAGGCAGGAGGCGCTCAAACTCCGCACGGATAGCCTCAGGCCCTTTGTCCAGTACCAACTTGTCAAAAGCGCCGATCAGCTTGAAGCGCGGGTGGCGCTGGCGGATCTTTGCCACGTCCACGCCGGCCATCCGTTCCAAGGGCGCGATCCCCTCGATGCCGACCTCCTCCAGCCAGGGTATGAGTTCAGTGACGTCGCCATCAGAGTCCACGAATGGGATGATCCCATAGCTCTTCAACACTGGGACGATCTCGCGGTAATAGGGGGCCAGAAACTCGTCGAACATCGCCTTGGACAGCATCGGCCCGTGGTTGTAGGACATGTCCTCCGCGAAAGTCATGTATTCGGGTCGAAGGATGCTGCACAACTCGTGCACCACGTGCAAGTTGAACGCCAGCAAGTCCGCGTTGATTTCGTGGATGAGCTCCGGCTGGTCGTAGAAGGCCAACAGATGTTCCTCGATGCCAAGCAGCTCCCTAGGGCCCCAAAAGAAACCATCTAATGTCAACCAGACTACAAGCTCACCACGGGCGTGAGGCTGCACCCACGAGCGCGCCACCGCCTCCTCGAAGGCCGGCCAAGGGTAGAGAAAGCGCTTAAAGTCGACGTACTCCTGCCGGCTGCGAACGAGCCGAGCACCATGAGAGGCCGGCTTTGGGCAAGCCGGGGCAAGCGGGGTTACCCAAATCTGCCGGTACGGGTCGTGGCCCAGGTATACGTTGATTTCAGTAAAGTCCGTCAGGTGGCGAGGCAGACCCTCTTCGTACCATCGCTCTAAGGTCTTGTCCCACCACATGGCCCACTCGATCATCGGGAGCCTGTCCACCGGCTCGAACGCCATGACCCGCCGAAAGCGCTCCACGTGCGTCATGAGTCTGCGCCCTGTCCTGTCCCCTACAGCATCAACTCGGCGGCCCTGCGCTCCATGTAGCCTTCTTCGATGAACGGTTCGTCATCCATGTGCTTGCGCATGAGCTCAATGCGACGGTCAAGAAGTTCGCCCAGATTGTCGCCATACATGAGGGGTGTCTCCCCTTTGTCTGTCAATGACATGAACGCCACCGAGCTTACCCAGAGCTTTTTCAGGCGCTCGGTATTTTCGATTTCCTTCTCCATGAGATCGCGCACCATGTCGCGGTAGCGTCTCTTCTTTGCCGCAGTGGTGGCGTTCATGTACCCATGCACCCCAGCGATCCACGCCGCCACGTTTCGCTGGGTCATAAACCAGCAGCGGAGAGCGCGCAGCCGCACAAGGTGGTCTACGATGACATTTCCTTGCCCAAGGTCAGCCGTGGCCTCCTCGCCGATTGCCTCCAACTTCTCGATAGCACTGTCCAATGGGTCCCAGAGATACCTGTCGATCCTCTCCACATCCAATTCGCTCTTCTCTGGCGTGGTCAAGTGGAAGAGCACGTCACGGCTCAAATCCACGTTGTTCGGGTTGTGGGGCGTCGAGCACACAAAGTCCTGATAGAAAGCCTTCTCACTGTCCGGTATCGCGTCAAGGTTCGGGACCAGGGGGCGCGCCCACAGACGGTACCAGGTGAAGCCAAACGTGGCATAGAGCGGCGTCACAATGGGGAAAGCCAGAATTGCCTCCTCGGCGAGATTCCAGGCCGTTAGCAACGTGCGGGAAAGACGCTCCCCCGCCCACTTGCGAGCAAGGATCTCCAGTTCTGCATCAAAATCCATACTCGGGTCAAAGAGATAGCGCCAGGCAATTTCGTGATTCACGTTGTAGGGAACCAACTCAGGCGGGTATGTGCCGCCGGAATGCGCAAGGTACTGCACGCCGCCTGCA
Encoded proteins:
- a CDS encoding heparinase II/III-family protein, which encodes MANHSRGGVTRREFLRDAGMAASLLAAAPAIVRAGSKGGAAQAHVPLGLLFSANDVPALQRKVNTPLLRSYWQGLLDMDIAPDRRFLEKEIDLHNHLRDIDRACKILEREAFVYLITGTRNRGALAHLAVKRLLEYPKWDYFLEAGVYTIGLQRAPATTIAMSLAYDWLGGLLDKDERQEMRRQIGDKGCEPCYRSLFGMRYPEKVVGWGFDRESYWEERDMRRWPEILDKTNLKAVPMGALAVGAAALEGFDQRTERWWEMVEYSYRTFVNRFAWDGSYDEGGSYWDYTALHMALTVEMLARKRGLHLFDLANYPGMMEFILALQMPHYDNPHYLVNFGDSGRGFDSGAGLWIARRSRDGLAQHVATHHADRQSHYSIIWFDESVTPSSPSQREHLKHLALDWVIARTGYELDDLVVAMRSGGPANHEHADRNSVVLKCYGEVLLADIKRPPYDHRHPAWLLRTSPAHNTVLVEGIGHQYHDGKEGTNASQASAKVVRIGERQGYMFWASDATAAYQLVNPDIDAVTRTVIIVPGIPCLVVVDKLRKRSDASLFAARWHAENSDGKGEVVCRDNLFTILRPQARFAAACAGSVPIVVRADRHPVPETVGIFPFAELATTERATEQLLLTVGCPLRPDDPDPVIRLSREKEVWNLQVALHDKQLHLLVFDRGTLPEFEVESLTT
- a CDS encoding aminotransferase class III-fold pyridoxal phosphate-dependent enzyme, whose translation is MPPFIRRGAGCRLWDLDGREYIDFRCALGPIILGYQHPVVDEAVRAQMSSGVLFSMAGPVELEAAEAVVRTVPWIEQIRFLKTGADACTACVRLARAFTARDHVLSVGYHGYHGWSVPDWPHAGVPATVRGYTHVIPYGDVPAAERAFADWGEQLAAAIVEPYDWQHPDGAPFLRRLRELCTAHGALLIYDEVLTGFRLARGGAQEYFGVTPDLAAYAKAMANGYPLSAFAGKRRFMQQLEKTVITITHGGETLSLAACKATMQVMHAQPVHEHIFAMGERLMNGFADIIRELQAPAKVIGLPPAPVLTFVTGEPQRDTQLRNAFFDGLYAAGIFANDRWFISYAHQPEDIDQTLEKARKSLQALL